The proteins below come from a single Osmerus mordax isolate fOsmMor3 chromosome 3, fOsmMor3.pri, whole genome shotgun sequence genomic window:
- the coil gene encoding coilin has translation MASSSVNSIRVRLYFDYPPPAVPDCRMCWVLVDLNKCRVVADLASIIREKFDFSRKNVLNLYIEDCYLPHTESIYVVRDNDSIRVRVDRLTPVSGLEASCPSTAGGNAKKRGREAEEEEPTENGVSVPWKTKKKKKKHDKSQERESTQTADNDRNKEKKKKKKEKKGKEGGENLVSTPTKAPSTTVSQPGKSTKKAQAAPIPAPVNRKVSTTRQNVSTDSSDSSTEEEEAPKKTPTQKPPSKTPSTLTPTATKDIPKAKTPATKPPPPPPSSSSETDSSSDEAASSKAPAKPPPKKTPLPKPTSSPANTIPSSPIAGTKNKLTPSGPQSLGPPPQTTNSSHLANGSTQQSKKVPEKPGCSDSDSSSEDEIRLVIKRPTQGGMGLAVAPAVGDPSSASRGRGRGSPSGGERGRWNPRGGGRPGRGALGQGRGGGEQNGGRGFSFNYEDSQQQQKPSYHSDLLTNRSVVSQNPVASDPKRDYSTLPLLAAPPPVGQKIAFKRSGRHLGFQFIFNETPPTMP, from the exons ATGGCATCCTCAAGTGTTAATTCAATACGAGTTCGACTGTACTTTGATTATCCGCCACCTGCTGTACCCGACTGTCGTATGTGTTGGGTGCTTGTAGACCTAAATAAATGCCGGGTGGTTGCGGATCTTGCCAGCATAATACGAGAGAAGTTTGACTTCAGCCGTAAAAACGTCTTGAACTTGTACATTGAGGACTGTTACCTGCCTCATACAGAGAGCATTTACGTGGTCCGCGATAACGACAGCATCAG GGTGAGAGTGGACAGGCTGACTCCGGTGAGTGGTCTGGAAGCCAGCTGTCCCTCCACTGCTGGTGGAAACgccaagaagagagggagagaagcagaagaggAAGAACCGACCGAGAATGGAGTTAGTGTGCCGTGGAagacaaagaagaaaaagaagaaacacGACAAGAGCCAAGAGAGGGAGTCCACCCAGACTGCAGACAATGACAGGaataaagaaaagaagaaaaagaagaaagaaaagaagggaaaggagggaggggagaatctGGTCTCTACCCCCACCAAAGCTCCCTCAACCACCGTTTCCCAGCCTGGCAAAAGTACCAAGAAGGCCCAAGCAGCTCCCATACCAGCTCCCGTCAACAGAAAAGTGTCCACAACCAGACAAAATGTCTCCACAGATTCAAGTGACAGTAGcacggaggaggaagaggctccCAAAAAGACACCCACGCAAAAACCGCCCTCCAAAACACCCTCCACTTTAACCCCTACTGCCACGAAAGACATTCCAAAAGCGAAAACACCTGCTACCAaaccccctccgcctcccccatcATCTTCATCTGAGACAGATTCCTCCTCGGATGAAGCAGCCTCCAGCAAGGCACCAGCCAAACCCCCACCTAAAAAAACTCCTTTACCCAAACCCACTTCCTCCCCTGCTAACACCATACCCTCAAGCCCTATAGCGGGCACCAAGAACAAACTCACTCCTTCAGGGCCGCAGTCGCTTGGTCCACCTCCTCAAACGACAAACTCTTCCCATTTAGCCAACGGGTCCACTCAGCAGTCCAAGAAGGTTCCAGAAAAGCCTGGTTGTTCTGACTCGGACAGCAGCAGTGAGGATGAGATCAGACTGGTTATCAAACGTCCAACCCAGGGTGGGATGGGTCTGGCTGTCGCACCTGCCGTGGGTGAcccctcctcagcctccagggGTAGGGGTAGGGGGAGCCCGagtggtggggagaggggacggTGGAACCCTAGGGGTGGGGGTAGACCGGGCAGGGGTGCCCTGGGACAGGGTAGAGGTGGTGGAGAGCAAAATGGAGGGCGAGGCTTCTCTTTTAACTACGAGGATTCACAGCAGCAACAGAAGCCATCTTATCACAGTGATTTACTGACAAACAGATCTGTGGTTTCCCAG AACCCTGTCGCTAGCGACCCCAAGCGGGACTACAGTACCTTGCCTCTCCTAGCTGCTCCTCCCCCGGTGGGACAGAAGATCGCCTTCAAG cggagcgggcggcacctcggcttccaattcattttcaatgaaacacctcccacaatgccctaa
- the scpep1 gene encoding retinoid-inducible serine carboxypeptidase, translating into MGSSKASLWGIVVAIILVIDAGLSNPVQAKETWGYVDVREGAHMFWWLYYADSPSASYTELPLVMWLQGGPGGSGSGFGNFEEIGPLDRDLQPRKTSWVQTSSVLFVDNPVGTGFSYTDQPDSYATDVATVASDMLVLLKQFFAKNKDFQAIPFYIFSESYGGKMAAAISLELTKAIQKGTLKCNFAGVALGDSWISPLDSVMTWGPYLYTTSLLDDFGLKEVTGAAEAVKQAVEQGLYQKATELWSVTETVVEQNTNGVNFYNILTQDPDEKMTSVAGEGFITMLMRRHIRPLHRQSLDQLMNGPIRKKLGIVPQNVTWGGQAEDVFSSMAGDFMRPVVDIVDQLLDAGVNVTVYNGQLDLIVDTMGQEEWVKKLKWAGLQGFNKLKWTPLDDPESPGVTGAFCKTYKNFSFYWILKAGHMIPSDQGPMALQMLKMVTQQD; encoded by the exons ATGGGGTCGTCAAAAGCAAGCTTGTGGGGCATTGTTGTGGCGATCATCTTGGTCATTGATGCTG GGCTGTCGAATCCCGTACAAGCCAAAGAGACTTGGGGCTATGTGGATGTCCGCGAGGGAGCCCACATGTTCTGGTGGCTGTACTACGCTGACAGCCCTTCCGCAAGTTACACTGAACTCCCTCTTGTGATGTGGCTGCAG GGCGGTCCAGGAGGTTCTGGCAGTGGCTTTGGGAACTTCGAGGAGATTGGACCCCTTGACAGGGACCTGCAGCCCAGGAAAACCAGCTGG GTCCAAACCTCCAGTGTGCTGTTTGTGGATAACCCGGTAGGGACCGGCTTCAGCTACACTGACCAGCCTGACTCGTACGCCACCGACGTGGCCACAGTCGCCTCAGATATGCTGGTCCTGCTCAAGCAATTCTTTGCTAAGAACAAAGACTTCCAG GCAATTCCCTTCTACATCTTCTCTGAGTCCTACGGAGGGAAAATGGCTGCTGCCATCTCGTTGGAACTCACCAAG GCCATCCAAAAAGGGACGTTGAAATGTAATTTTGCTGGCGTTGCCCTTGGTGACTCCTGGATATCACCGCTGG ATTCTGTGATGACCTGGGGGCCTTATCTCTACACCACG TCCCTGCTGGATGACTTCGGCCTGAAAGAGGTGACGGGTGCGGCGGAGGCGGTGAAGCAGGCGGTGGAGCAGGGCCTCTACCAGAAGGCCACAGAGCTGTGGTCGGTCACAGAGACGGTGGTGGAGCAG AACACAAATGGAGTCAACTTCTACAACATCCTCACCCAGGACCCTGATGAGAAAATGACCTCTGTTGCAGGAGAAGGATTCATCA CCATGCTGATGCGCCGCCATATTCGCCCCCTCCACCGCCAATCACTTGATCAGCTGATGAATGGACCAATCCGGAAGAAGCTGGGGATCGTCCCTCAGAACGTCACCTGGGGAG GCCAGGCAGAGGATGTGTTCAGCAGCATGGCCGGAGACTTCATGAGGCCCGTGGTGGACATTGTTGACCAGCTGCTGGACGCTGGGGTGAACGTCACCGTCTACAACGGTCAACTGGACCTTATTGTGGACACCATGG GTCAGGAGGAATGGGTGAAGAAGCTGAAGTGGGCGGGTCTACAAGGGTTCAACAAGCTGAAATGGACGCCTTTGGATGACCCTGAGTCCCCGGGGGTGACTGGAGCCTTCTGTAAGACCTACAAGAACTTCTCCTTCTACTGGATCCTGAAGGCAGGACACATG ATCCCATCAGACCAGGGACCCATGGCCTTACAGATGCTGAAGATGGTGACCCAGCAGGactga
- the rab11fip4a gene encoding rab11 family-interacting protein 4A, which translates to MSVTVNSDLEGSFWRAGGDSVPTLTCTHGEARLGPPPVIMCTRPYPDCSAFRASGRDAECDMDSAAENGTGSDSSDGGRGDSPGQLIGSASASVISGEEQFEDYGEGEDVDFTPSSPCPDDDARTNGFSDLGSSLPSSAGQTPQKMRHLYNTELLDIYCSQCCKKVNLLNDLEARLKNLKANSPNRKISSTAFGRQLFQHNHSAFSSSQGSTEDLFRDSIDSCDVDITEKVSYLEKKVTELENDTLANGDLKSKLKHENTQLVHRVHELEEQIKDQETRAEQTLEEELRRHREAFSKMERDRNTEIELLCNRVQQLEEENGETKMSMCRLKSQTEKLDQEKQRMTDKLEDTSLRLKDEMDLYRKMMGKLWQNRHEFQKEREAMQELIEDLRRELEHLQLFKLETEHPGQGRGLSEYNAKTREIELEHEAKRLKQENHKLRDQNDDLNAQILSLSVYEAKNLFACHTKAQSLAAEIDNASRDELVDALKEQEEINYRLRQYMDKIILAILDHNPSILEIKS; encoded by the exons ATGTCGGTGACGGTGAACTCAGACTTGGAGGGCTCtttctggagggctggaggagacagTGTCCCTACACTAACCTGCACG cacggTGAAGCCAGACTGGGCCCTCCTCCCGTCATCATGTGCACGCGACCCTACCCAGACTGCTCCGCGTTCCGGGCGAGCGGCAGAGATGCGGAGTGCGACATGGACAGCGCCGCGGAGAACGGGACGGGGTCGGACTCCTCGGACGGCGGCCGTGGCGACAG TCCGGGCCAGCTGATTGGCTCAGCCTCTGCGTCCGTCATCTCGGGGGAGGAGCAGTTTGAGGACTACGGCGAGGGGGAGGACGTGGACTTCACTCCCAGCAGCCCCTGCCCCGACGATGACGCGCGCACCAACGGCTTCTCGGATCTgggctcctccctgccctccag tgcggGCCAGACCCCTCAGAAGATGCGTCACCTGTACAACACTGAGCTGTTGGACATCTACTGCTCCCAGTGCTGCAAGAAGGTCAACCTGCTCAACGACCTGGAGGCCAGGCTCAAGAACCTGAAAGCCAAcag CCCCAACAGAAAGATCTCCAGCACGGCCTTTGGACG tCAGCTGTTCCAGCACAACCACAGTGCTTTCAGCTCCAGCCAGGGCAGCACCGAGGACCTGTTTAGAGACAGCATCGACTCCTGCGACGTGGACATCACtgagaag GTGAGCTACCTGGAGAAGAAAGTGACTGAGCTGGAGAACGACACCCTAGCCAACGGTGACCTCAAGTCTAAACTCAAACATGAGAATACCCAGCTGgttcacag ggtccatgagctggaggagcagatcAAGGACCAGGAGACGCGGGCGGAGCAgactctggaggaggagctgaggagacacagagaggcctTCAGCAAGATGGAGCGAGACAGGAACACGGAGATAGAGCTGCTCTgtaacag GGttcagcagctggaggaggagaacgggGAGACGAAGATGAGCATGTGTCGGCTGAAGTCCCAGACGGAGAAACTAGACCAG GAGAAGCAGCGGATGACGGACAAGCTGGAGGACACCAGCCTGCGTCTGAAGGATGAGATGGATCTCTACAGGAAGATGATGGGCAAGCTGTGGCAGAACCGACACGAGTtccagaaggagagggaggccatGCAGGAG TTGATAGAGGACCTGCGTCGAGAGCTGGAGCACCTGCAGCTCTTCAAGCTGGAGACGGAGCACCCTGGCCAGGGGCGCGGCCTGTCCGAGTACAACGCCAAGACCCGGGAGATCGAGCTGGAGCACGAGGCCAAGAGGCTCAAACAG gagaACCACAAGTTGAGGGACCAAAACGATGACCTGAACGCCCAGATCCTCAGCCTGAGTGTGTACGAGGCCAAGAACCTGTTTGCCTGCCACACCAAGGCCCAGTCGCTGGCCGCTGAGATCGACAACGCCTCGCGGGATGAG ctGGTGGATGCTCttaaagagcaggaggagatcaACTACCGTCTGAGGCAGTACATGGACAAGATCATACTAGCCATCCTGGATCACAACCCCTCCATCCTGGAGATTAAGagttag